The following coding sequences lie in one Chelonoidis abingdonii isolate Lonesome George chromosome 6, CheloAbing_2.0, whole genome shotgun sequence genomic window:
- the LOC116836956 gene encoding avidin-like encodes MGKRGFSLILALGLVTLSTSSEKKCILSGVWQNDLGSNMTISAVNEAGQFSGLYLTAVSGAEKPILVSPINGSQHIDSLEQPTFGFTVQWTFSDSTTVFVGQCFVDKHGKETLQTMWLLRVKARSAENNWNATMVGTNIFTRIKGQNLSESMRSDL; translated from the exons ATGGGGAAAAGGGGCTTCTCTCTGATCCTCGCCTTGGGTCTTGTGACCCTCAGCACCTCTTCAGAGAAAAAG TGCATCCTGTCTGGAGTCTGGCAGAATGACCTGGGCTCTAATATGACCATCTCTGCCGTGAACGAGGCCGGGCAGTTCTCTGGGTTGTACCTCACAGCGGTATCAGGCGCAGAAAAGCCGATCCTTGTGTCGCCGATAAACGGATCCCAGCACATCGACAGCCTGGAGCAGCCGACCTTCGGGTTCACCGTCCAGTGGACCTTCTCAG ACTCAACGACTGTCTTTGTGGGCCAGTGCTTCGTGGATAAGCATGGGAAGGAAACTCTGCAGACCATGTGGCTGCTGCGAGTGAAGGCCAGATCTGCAGAGAATAACTGGAATGCAACCAT GGTCGGCACAAACATTTTCACCCGGATCAAGGGGCAGAACTTGAGTGAATCCATGAGAAGTGACCTGTAA